The genomic stretch AACGGCTATTAAAGAAACATTGGATCGCACCAATTTGGGTCAACTAAAACAAGGAGATATTGTAAACCTTGAAAGATGCATGATTGCCAATGGCCGCTTGGATGGACACATTGTACAAGGCCATGTGGATCAAACTGGGGTTTGCGAAAAAATAGAAGAAGTAGATGGTAGCTGGAAATTCTTTATTCGTTACAATCCAAAAGTCGATAATGTGACTGTAGAAAAAGGCTCTATTTGCATAAATGGCGTTAGCCTTACTGTAGTAGATTCCGAAAAGGATATGTTCTCAGTGGCAATTATTCCTTACACCTATGAGCACACTACTTTTAGAAATTTAGAAGTGGGCAAAACGGTAAATCTGGAGTTTGACATTATTGGCAAGTACGTTGCCCGAATGATGGCCTTACGCCAGTAAGAAGGCTTGTCTTAAACTTTCAGCATCCAACCCACAGTCTTTCAAAAGTTCGGTGCGGCTTCCATGCTCAATAAATTTATCGGGTAAGCTTAGGCTTAAAAATTTTGTCCCTAGATGTTCATTTTTATGTAAAATAGAACCCACCGTATCGCCCAATCCTCCTCTAGGGCTGTTTTCTTCAACGGTGATTAGCACCTCATAATTCGAAGCAAGCTCATGAATAAAGGATTCATCCAAAGGTTTTAATTGGCGAATGTCATAATGGGCATAGGCCAATTCATCCAAACCTTTTTCCACCTCCTCTCCTACTGAGCCAAAGCTCAAAACAACTTTTCCCTCTCCTGTTTTCAAGCACTTCGGTTTTGGAGCAAAGCTTTTGCTTAAAGCTCCATCATAATTTGTATTGGCTTTTGGGTAACGAATAAACCACACTCCATGATTCGCAACAGCATAATTCAACATGGCTTTCAAATCATCACCATTTCTAGGCGCCAAAATATTTACACCTGGAAGAGTGTTTAAAAACCCCACATCGAAGGTACCGTGGTGCGTAGCACCATCTTCACCCA from Owenweeksia hongkongensis DSM 17368 encodes the following:
- a CDS encoding riboflavin synthase, with the translated sequence MFTGIIEGLGTLQHIEDEGTNRHFKFSSPFTSELKIDQSLAHNGVCLTVVSIDGSNYVVTAIKETLDRTNLGQLKQGDIVNLERCMIANGRLDGHIVQGHVDQTGVCEKIEEVDGSWKFFIRYNPKVDNVTVEKGSICINGVSLTVVDSEKDMFSVAIIPYTYEHTTFRNLEVGKTVNLEFDIIGKYVARMMALRQ